One Anabas testudineus chromosome 15, fAnaTes1.2, whole genome shotgun sequence genomic window carries:
- the tacc2 gene encoding uncharacterized protein tacc2 isoform X1: protein MASLGIFSPTQPPATSLESPDEGKNTGEEMVKFDESSSLPPIIVQQGHSNGGHGNKSTHGNSEAANSQKGTVVFSFRNYILGTESSASAAETECEINTTLSLEKCPEITPGKEDTQIQEHKETPAQTQSEMTISADSFKGTPVMLSEQREDEKQYVVSSATTEEAVDCNTVIKERDTATITEVVDKKKENYSDESRSKACVAESDSSLNETLGCINLHFTDKDALSQLQSEAQTGTGRHTVENQSESKTDKQMNSASDKQAEGNKEPKKKEKKKQRKKKMMERLGDTEQEAKTVIQSENDLQRELVRSGSIHTHSETNVGSASQTDTPIVICGNQSDNGFDYNQQLSPQGTPTSTPPLSSSHSSQDHFTDSVCSPASSRDLSQRPHQSDNRNHTDVPCGTNYSSDYIPQHEPHVTRRAINNQNTFMTSVQTPVINAASPADKRSEAQTREAIVTTEAVILAEENLSPLTNSQTGVGESCVESALEEGLVVVAALPLTTPTMPEVIERKGEGESVRRDSFESRDTVAIAESQKAVGEKDLGGIEKCISSLDKEREGLLGSVSPLSLICSLVFSAKEGQAAFEESCSSKMPHNSAESEMKGLRETAFRSADTEISPAEEVDREKEPLRLEAYISSSPSGLLTGPDCQNQTAVGLEGAGEGGGEEVEDKGGLATEHSSFSQQEGSASGVSSVETETCPPINVAESQLKSQSRSEPSTESIFTVRDRLSHLCQERHGAAISPLPTQLEQGSSKTNQGVRDDIKTNLISEEALSSGRTFQESSIAETETTHSQVFLSSISPPPLTTSQQIPVEQQVGNGPQVQPESSATEAKTAISAAELQIQTQGQSNTDSPSMSGGAVYPSHSSGRNNRVRFEDTVKQDSGSTMALKNMSVPAMDCASLPPLIVHESLHHRVVEASYIFPDFLCPKRSEISSNAAPQTEPAIQSSADFPKTQKDVQSEREDLETKDIKEKELDMLHGESKGSVKNDQSEESTIVSKSGSICEEEEEEGKQHYVSSHSVLPADNTCRPLGDAPIELPVGHLSTHLDSSSKPETLTCMTSLQTKSSDDGCHPPTQLDQIPPCGLVTTDGMEPNEEPGPTIHSADLTKDESVTSEVTPSEQSISTVEQYASNSTSVLQPPGPMLSHLEFITDCEISPPEQLDKCSADGDSTKVSEEGASKEGREMSLAQDQDEVCQKLDDKNDAIEYIVKCENHVNISSSQEESLSPLTQPPGAVGRLVKGESDNVISLAQTEPDYIGIKPDISEASIRDDLINVSWPLSSAMPTHGGGFMLSEEEKEQVEETRMDNQKETANNKKLQTGKAGTTPQQSNWPDKEAIEEIEDLQPPHKHAEQKTESPVREINEERKRASPDRPAGSSEDMLSAEVESVIEPHSVYDQSLCQTPTATLESSTDMDTGPDFSAALGQSQSTPDPNSFAQQQEQKQQCLGSNGLESQVRQNQALVPGIKGAAEEEDSSARRLCQSDFKDELTSDDTRGSERVIDLEKGEGEVAQVVSGTDRVYAPSHLASDLNESGRAAEKNASADIGIVTACSRAGEAREGMDENKSLRLQVVGSDTDLMPVTEFVKHPCGKGQQKSKLITPCQDQHGKPEASASQEHETLPFQISALSKVSTDSQGIHIKVVPSAIQGEEHTTKAAKIFSVLPDSVGQPKSVEKDFAAATAVKSNSNETEECEIQVTGWNPLELQSSNKTAATQSSPVVQTPIKGPEVEEITKDDKAALKEPKTCKQWNGQSEIKATNNEATEKQGVVNLTGPAEDNDSESFKTADFSEIGTLHSSTESSVCLPKASESDNDTTDKITPGGSSVCLEEFLSTPLAAPTQSEKPYAQVSLSKPLDDVNVVNLIVASSQSELKPLETAPAYICPGEHVSVNKETLDLSESAAPVQTAQEPDTHWIKALREAASHCHGEQANAAETSRPLPSLESPQQEFLTPTEEIAAPLTQEDVPPLEQATETTVEIPSLHCVKKPVDLREPLKKSSELLEPTQQTVELTQPTQSTEAELPVETEKAEISEPSKIEETPLEEPPPEPKQKSDSSSEIVEEPTWLPELTKSTEVPELTSNEAQFPISTKTEEPEPAEPLESETKLIREVVEQPVEIPLEEPLNVPAEESAVTETVQEPAEELQDSGPSLAERGYCAPDSPPPPPTEPPFLPALHPHLHDSTEFPTPPPTPPGGHTPEGLPTPPASPCLTPPLPPPPPPAPASPPAPSPYQSDDHCPASAPQYPQLRSSDSDGAFETPESTTPVKAVSPSDRQGQQLTSDDKVEETSVSDLAPDVTSTDTLCRSPSITFDENKPIAASGTYNIELFSADSANYTLTRSLSLQGGELDSSSLVDGTTTGGFRPQSESFSVGTESAPGTLRRPKKVRPGSVKKNPLLRQNSNPESPRPTSSSSTPEIKKRTKPRTASHLQAQEEAEGGSATLSPGGTLRKTRKSRVETPPPLPEENNHTSQEESLVAPVLPLCQEEAPLPDNSTLKEESPILPSAAYKWDPENFENINPFKTGGSKIANSPVLGRKDPICVPIASPPESPPVTAAQPPAPLEEPITNPEEQPIIPNRQSVRLEFDYSEESSEASHQASPPPKKVGKKPGAKMPLRKPKLGLKKAPPAQTVPLDNDPPTTQNGNEDEIPVPKVSYKFEPDKWDDPNFNPFSPKKGIANSPKLSRPSYSFDPNNFDDSTDPFKCSNKMANSPPKASASFELSSNDYDNENDNDNIGELEDQNQNKPAKKKKTPIKSNTFRVKRSPKKSPMSDLSQDPTPVDEPTSLHQQDDHATDEEKLASSTSHKWAALHDMDAELNSDQQDFPQPCDLTSFVNENSLPHQTQDYEIEYMEKIGSSSPPLSVKKPSLYLKLDSVSDNLTKNTCAHGSEPSSPCTGSFEEMEAQITAGMKTPVLSSRPGPEGSAGDKGRKRESESLSRTQSTEREEQLPVEAPSPALAMPLLDRLSECDDPLQYMEPDLAETNPTAFAQKLQHRDVLSPGESAMAKNSLYARATATTYIDGESPHLPGDLDHSLGIAREEIVTKEKEVLEWQRKYEDSRQEVVEMRRIVAEYEKTIAQMIGMPEDDQKEKSLSHHTIQQLIMEKDQALADLNSVEKSLADLFRRYEKMKDVLEGFRKNEEVLKKCAQEYLSRVRKEEQRYQALKIHAEEKLDKANAEIAQVRAKAKQEQAAYQASLRKEQMKVDSLERTLEQKNKEIEELTKICDELIAKMGKS, encoded by the exons ATGGCCTCACTGGGCATATTCAGTCCCACACAGCCCCCTGCTACTTCGCTTGAGTCGCCTGATGAAGGGAAGAACACCGGAGAAGAGATGGTTAAGTTCGATGAGTCATCGTCACTGCCTCCAATCATAGTCCAGCAAGGACATAGCAACGGGGGCCATGGAAACAAGAGTACACACGGAAACAGTGAGGCAGCAAACAGTCAGAAGGGTACAGTTGTGTTTAGTTTCAGGAATTACATACTGGGAACGGAGAGTAGTGcctcagcagcagagacagaatgtgaaataaacacaacactCAGTCTGGAGAAATGTCCAGAAATTACACCAGGAAAAGAagatacacagatacaggaGCACAAGGAAACACCCGCGCAGACACAATCAGAAATGACAATAAGTGCAGATTCATTTAAAGGAACCCCTGTTATGTTaagtgagcagagagaggatgaaaagCAATATGTTGTTTCTAGTGCAACCACTGAGGAGGCTGTAGATTGTAATACAGTGATtaaggagagagacacagcgACAATAACAGAGGTTGTggacaagaagaaagaaaattatagtGATGAGTCCAGGAGTAAAGCTTGTGTAGCGGAGAGTGATAGTTCACTTAATGAAACATTGGGGTGCATTAATCTTCATTTCACGGATAAAGATGCATTATCACAGCTGCAGTCAGAAGCACAGACAGGAACAGGCAGACACACGGTGGAGAATCAGTCCGAgtcaaaaacagacaaacagatgaatTCAGCAAGTGACAAACAGGCTGAGGGGAACAAAGagccaaagaaaaaagagaagaagaaacaaaggaaaaagaaaatgatggaAAGACTCGGAGACACTGAACAGGAAGCAAAGACAGTTATACAATCTGAAAACGATTTGCAGCGTGAGCTGGTGAGAAGTGGgagcattcacacacattcagagacaAACGTGGGATCAGcgtcacagacagacactccAATTGTGATTTGTGGGAATCAGTCAGATAATGGGTTTGATTACAACCAGCAGCTGAGTCCCCAGGGAACGcccacctccacccctccaCTATCATCCTCCCATAGCAGCCAGGATCATTTTACTGACTCTGTCTGTTCACCTGCGTCCAGCAGGGATCTTTCACAGCGGCCTCATCAGTCGGATAACCGCAACCATACGGATGTCCCATGTGGCACGAATTATAGCTCAGACTACATCCCACAGCACGAGCCGCATGTAACCAGACGTGCCATCAATAACCAAAACACATTCATGACATCTGTCCAAACTCCTGTTATCAATGCAGCTTCTCCTGCCGACAAGAGATCAGAGGCACAAACACGGGAGGCTATAGTTACCACAGAAGCAGTGATACTCGCAGAGGAGAATCTGAGCCCACTCACCAACAGCCAAACTGGTGTGGGAGAGAGTTGCGTGGAGAGTGCCCTTGAAGAGGGTTTAGTGGTGGTTGCTGCGTTGCCACTGACAACACCCACGATGCCAGAAGTGATAGAAaggaagggagagggagaaagcgTGAGGCGTGATTCATTTGAGAGCAGAGATACTGTAGCAATTGCGGAGAGTCAGAAAGCAGTAGGAGAGAAAGATTTAGGAGGAATAGAAAAGTGCATTAGCTCCttagacaaagagagagaaggactCCTGGGTAGCGTTTCTCCGCTCTCATTAATCTGTTCACTTGTGTTCTCGGCCAAAGAGGGACAGGCTGCGTTTGAggaaagctgcagcagcaaaatgCCACACAACTCAGCTGAGAGTGAAATGAAGGGACTGAGAGAGACAGCCTTTCGCAGTGCAGACACAGAGATCTCACCAGCTGAAGAGGTGGACAGAGAAAAGGAGCCGCTCCGCTTAGAAGCGTATATTAGTAGTTCTCCCTCCGGGCTACTCACTGGTCCTGATTGTCAGAATCAGACTGCTGTGGGATTGGAgggagcaggagaaggaggaggagaggaggtggaagaTAAAGGAGGGCTGGCTACCGAGCACAGTTCATTCAGCCAGCAGGAAGGCTCTGCTAGTGGAGTGTCATCAGTTGAGACTGAGACGTGTCCGCCCATCAATGTTGCCGAGTCACAGCTGAAGTCACAGAGCCGGAGTGAGCCGAGCACCGAGAGCATCTTTACTGTACGGGACCGTCTCTCTCACCTTTGCCAGGAGCGGCATGGTGCAGCAATTTCACCTCTCCCCACTCAGCTTGAGCAGGGCTCCAGCAAAACAAACCAAGGGGTAAGGGATGATATCAAGACTAATTTGATTTCAGAGGAGGCACTATCTTCGGGACGCACTTTTCAGGAGTCATCTattgcagagacagagacaactCACAGCCAAGTCTTCCTGTCTTCAATCTCGCCTCCGCCTTTGACTACTTCACAACAAATCCCAGTTGAGCAACAAGTAGGCAACGGTCCACAGGTCCAACCTGAAAGTAGCGCAACAGAAGCCAAGACAGCCATAAGTGCAGCTGAGTTACAAATCCAAACCCAGGGACAGAGCAATACTGATAGCCCTTCAATGTCTGGAGGGGCTGTTTATCCAAGTCACAGCAGTGGACGTAACAACAGAGTTCGCTTTGAGGACACAGTGAAACAAGACAGTGGTTCCACCATGGCTCTCAAGAACATGTCTGTGCCAGCTATGGATTGCGCGTCTCTGCCTCCGCTGATTGTACATGAGAGTTTGCACCATCGTGTTGTTGAAGCCAGTTACATTTTCCCAGACTTCCTCTGCCCGAAAAGGTCAGAAATCTCCTCAAATGCAGCTCCTCAGACTGAACCAGCAATACAGAGCTCAGCTGACTttccaaaaacacagaaagatgtCCAGTCAGAAAGAGAGGATTTGGAGACTAAAGATATCAAGGAGAAAGAGCTAGATATGTTACATGGTGAATCGAAAGGCTCAGTCAAGAATGACCAGTCTGAAGAATCAACAATAGTAAGTAAATCTGGCAGCAtttgtgaagaagaagaagaagaaggtaaacAACATTATGTATCCTCACATTCTGTGCTTCCAGCTGATAATACCTGCAGGCCTTTAGGTGATGCCCCCATCGAGTTACCTGTTGGGCATCTCTCTACTCACCTTGACTCTAGTTCAAAACCTGAAACTCTGACCTGCATGACGTCTCTTCAGACAAAGTCCAGTGACGACGGGTGTCATCCTCCTACCCAATTGGATCAAATACCTCCTTGTGGACTAGTTACTACAGATGGTATGGAACCTAATGAAGAGCCTGGGCCCACAATTCACTCTGCTGATCTGACAAAAGACGAATCAGTCACTTCAGAAGTGACACCTTCTGAACAGTCAATTTCTACTGTTGAGCAATATGCCAGTAATTCTACTTCAGTGCTGCAGCCTCCTGGGCCAATGTTGAGTCACTTGGAGTTCATTACTGACTGTGAAATCTCTCCTCCTGAGCAGCTAGATAAATGCAGTGCTGATGGTGACAGCACCAAAGTCTCTGAAGAGGGGGCTAGCAAAGAGGGTAGAGAAATGTCTTTAGCACAGGATCAGGATGAGGTGTGTCAAAAACTGGATGATAAAAATGATGCTATAGAGTATATTGTTAAATGTGAGAATCATGTAAATATTTCATCTTCACAAGAGGAGAGTCTTTCTCCTCTAACTCAGCCTCCTGGTGCAGTGGGCAGACTGGTTAAGGGTGAATCTGATAATGTAATTTCTCTGGCTCAAACAGAACCAGATTATATTGGCATTAAACCTGATATTAGTGAAGCATCCATTAGAGATGACCTCATAAATGTCAGCTGGCCACTCAGCTCTGCTATGCCTACTCATGGTGGTGGCTTTATGCTATCTGAAGAGGAAAAGGAACAAGTtgaggagacaaggatggatAATCAAAAggaaacagcaaacaacaaaaagctaCAGACAGGAAAGGCAGGCACAACACCACAACAGAGTAATTGGCCAGATAAAGAGGCTATAGAGGAAATTGAAGACCTGCAGCCAccacataaacatgcagaacAAAAGACTGAATCACCAGTAAGGGAAATAAACgaagaaaggaagagagcaTCTCCTGACAGACCTGCAGGGTCCTCTGAGGACATGCTAAGTGCTGAGGTAGAGTCTGTTATTGAACCTCATTCTGTTTATGACCAGAGTTTGTGCCAAACACCGACAGCAACACTGGAAAGCAGCACTGACATGGACACAGGACCAGATTTCAGTGCAGCTCTTGGCCAATCGCAGTCCACACCAGATCCAAACAGTTTTGCTCAGCAACAGGAGCAAAAGCAGCAGTGTCTGGGATCTAATGGTCTAGAGAGCCAGGTCAGGCAGAACCAAGCACTGGTTCCAGGGATAAAAGgggcagcagaagaagaagacagctcTGCTAGGCGTTTGTGTCAGTCAGACTTCAAGGATGAGTTGACAAGTGATGACACCAGAGGCAGTGAACGAGTGATAGATCTGGAGAAAGGCGAGGGAGAGGTAGCACAAGTCGTGTCAGGGACTGACAGGGTTTATGCGCCGTCTCATCTTGCCAGTGATTTAAATGAGAGTGGAAGGGCTGCTGAGAAAAATGCCTCAGCTGACATTGGGATAGTAACAGCTTGCTCTCGTGCAGGAGAAGCAAGAGAGGGGATGGATGAGAATAAAAGCCTCAGGTTACAGGTAGTTGGCTCCGATACAGATTTAATGCCAGTCACTGAGTTTGTGAAGCATCCGTGTGGTAAAGGTCAACAAAAAAGCAAACTAATAACTCCCTGTCAAGACCAACACGGAAAACCTGAGGCCTCTGCATCACAGGAACACGAGACTTTACCTTTTCAAATTTCTGCTTTGTCAAAGGTCAGCACAGATAGTCAAGGCATTCATATAAAAGTTGTTCCAAGTGCAATCCAGGGTGAAGAACACACTACAAAGGCTGCGAAAATATTCAGCGTTCTGCCAGACTCTGTCGGGCAACCAAAAAGTGTGGAAAAGGATTTcgctgctgccactgctgtgaAAAGCAACAGTAATGAAACTGAGGAGTGTGAAATTCAGGTTACAGGGTGGAATCCTCTTGAGCTACAAAGCTCCAATAAAACGGCAGCCACACAAAGCAGCCCAGTAGTACAAACACCCATAAAAGGCCCTGAAGTAGAGGAGATCACAAAGGATGATAAAGCGGCATTGAAGGAACCGAAAACTTGCAAACAGTGGAATGGACAAAGTGAgataaaagcaacaaacaatGAAGCAACAGAAAAGCAGGGGGTCGTAAATCTAACAGGGCCTGCTGAAGACAATGACTCAGaatcatttaaaactgcagACTTTAGTGAAATCGGGACGTTACACAGCAGCACTGAGTCTTCTGTTTGTCTCCCTAAGGCATCAGAAAGTGACAATGATACGACAGATAAAATCACTCCCGGTGGGTCCTCTGTGTGCCTGGAAGAGTTTCTATCAACCCCTCTTGCAGCCCCTACCCAGTCGGAGAAGCCATATGCCCAGGTGTCATTGTCAAAGCCCCTAGATGATGTCAATGTGGTAAACCTCATTGTTGCCTCCTCCCAGAGTGAATTGAAACCACTTGAAACAGCTCCTGCCTACATCTGTCCAGGTGAACATGTGTCTGTGAATAAAGAGACTTTGGATTTGTCAGAAAGTGCTGCACCTGTTCAAACAGCCCAAGAACCAGATACACACTGGATAAAAGCTTTAAGAGAAGCTGCATCGCATTGTCACGGTGAACAAGCGAACGCAGCAGAGACGTCAAg ACCCCTCCCATCTCTGGAGTCTCCTCAACAAGAGTTTCTTACTCCGACTGAGGAGATCGCTGCTCCTCTGACACAAGAGGACGTCCCTCCACTGGAGCAAGCAACTGAGACGACAGTAGAGATCCCTTCTCTACATTGTGTGAAGAAGCCAGTGGATCTTCGTGAACCTTTAAAGAAGTCATCAGAGCTCCTAGAACCAACACAGCAAACAGTGGAGCTTACCCAACCAACACAGAGCACAGAAGCAGAGCTCCCAGTAGAAACCGAGAAGGCAGAGATCTCAGAACCATCGAAGATAGAAGAGACACCTCTGGAAGAACCTCCTCCAGAACCAAAACAGAAGTCAGATAGTTCATCTGAAATTGTCGAAGAGCCAACTTGGCTCCCAGAACTAACTAAAAGCACAGAGGTCCCAGAACTAACATCAAACGAAGCACAGTTCCCAATATCAACAAAGACTGAAGAACCAGAACCAGCAGAGCCCCTAGAATCAGAGACGAAGCTCATCAGGGAGGTGGTGGAACAGCCTGTAGAGATCCCACTTGAGGAGCCATTGAATGTGCCAGCTGAGGAAAGTGCAGTGACAGAAACAGTCCAGGAACCCGCTGAGGAGCTACAAGACAGTGG GCCCTCACTCGCTGAGAGAGGTTACTGCGCTCCTGActcccccccacctcctcccaccGAACCCCCGTTCCTGCCTGCCCTTCATCCTCATCTCCACGACAGCACAGAGTTCCCCACTCCTCCTCCCACACCCCCAGGGGGGCACACACCCGAGGGTCTACCCACCCCACCTGCATCTCCCTGCCttactcctcctcttcctcctcctcctcctccagccccTGCCTCCCCTCCTGCACCTTCGCCTTACCAGTCTGATGACCACTGCCCTGCTTCTGCACCCCAATACCCACAATTAAG gagCTCAGACTCTGATGGAGCATTTGAGACTCCTGAATCCACAACTCCAGTGAAGGCTGTTTCTCCCTCTGATCGACAGGGCCAGCAACTAACATCTGATGATAAAG TAGAGGAGACCTCAGTCAGTGATCTTGCCCCTGATGTGACTTCCACTGATACACTGTGCCGTTCCCCTTCCATCACTTTTGATGAAAACAAGCCCATTGCAGCCAGTGGCACTTACAACATTGAACTGTTTTCTGCAGATTCAGCAAATTACACTCTGACCCGTTCCCTCAGCCTCCAGGGAGGCGAACTAGACAGTTCAAGTTTGGTGGATGGAACCACAACAGGAGGTTTCCGTCCACAATCAGAATCTTTCAGTGTGGGCACTGAGAGTGCACCAGGGACACTCCGAAGGCCTAAGAAAGTTCGTCCTGGCTCTGTAAAGAAGAATCCTCTTCTCAGACAGAACTCCAACCCAGAGAGTCCAAGGCCAACCTCATCCAGCAGCACCCCGGAGATCAAGAAGCGGACAAAGCCTCGAACTGCCAGCCATCTTCAGGCTCAGGAGGAAGCAGAGGGCGGCTCTGCAACACTAAGCCCCGGAGGAACCCTCCGAAAGACCAGGAAGAGCCGTGTGGAGACTCCACCTCCTCTGCCAGAGGAGAATAATCATACTAGCCAAGAGGAGAGTCTTGTTGCCCCTGTCTTACCTTTGTGCCAGGAGGAAGCCCCTCTCCCTGATAATTCAACACTTAAAGAGGAATCTCCCATACTCCCTAGTGCTGCTTACAAATGGGATCCAGAAAATTTTGAGAACATCAACCCTTTCAAGACTGGAGGTAGTAAAATTGCCAACTCCCCTGTTCTGGGTCGTAAAGATCCAATTTGTGTGCCCATTGCCAGCCCCCCAGAGAGCCCCCCTGTCACTGCAGCACAGCCCCCAGCTCCTTTAGAGGAGCCAATCACTAACCCCGAAGAGCAACCCATAATCCCCAATCGCCAGTCAGTAAGACTGGAGTTTGACTACTCTGAGGAAAGCAGCGAGGCGTCACACCAGGCCTCTCCCCCACCCAAGAAAGTGGGCAAGAAACCCGGTGCCAAGATGCCTCTGAGGAAACCAAAGCTTGGCCTGAAGAAGGCACCCCCGGCTCAGACGGTGCCGCTGGACAACGACCCTCCTACAACCCAAAATGGCAACGAGGATGAAATCCCTGTTCCTAAAGTATCCTACAAGTTTGAACCTGACAAGTGGGATGATCCAAATTTCAATCCTTTTTCTCCTAAGAAAGGCATCGCCAACTCCCCCAAATTATCCAGGCCATCTTATAGCTTTGACCCTAATAACTTTGATGACTCCACAGACCCTTTCAAATGCTCCAATAAGATGGCCAACTCACCTCCTAAGGCCTCTGCCTCCTTTGAACTATCATCTAATGACTatgataatgaaaatgacaatgacaacatTGGGGAACTGGAGGATCAAAATCAGAACAAACCtgccaagaagaagaaaactccTATCAAATC tAATACTTTCAGAGTGAAGAGGTCGCCAAAGAAATCCCCGATGTCTGATCTATCCCAG GATCCTACGCCTGTAGATGAACCTACCTCCCTCCATCAACAGGACGACCATGCTACAGACGAGGAGAAGCTGGCCTCTTCCACCAGTCATAAGTGGGCGGCCCTGCATGACATGGATGCAGAATTGAACTCTGACCAGCAAGACTTCCCTCAGCCGTGCGACCTTACATCCTTTGTTAATGAGAACAGTCTTCCTCATCAGACTCAAG ACTATGAAATTGAGTACATGGAGAAGATTGGCTCCTCTTCACCT CCACTGTCTGTGAAGAAGCCCTCTTTGTACCTGAAGTTGGATTCTGTATCTGACAACTTAACCAAGAATACATGTGCACATGGGTCTGAACCAAGCTCCCCCTGCACAGG GAGTTTTGAGGAAATGGAGGCCCAGATAACAGCAGGTATGAAGACACCGGTGCTAAGCTCCCGGCCTGGTCCTGAGGGCTCTGCTGGGGACAAGGGCAGGAAGCGAGAAAGCGAGTCACTCAGCCGAACccagagcacagagagagaagagcag CTACCTGTGGAGGCCCCTTCTCCTGCCCTGGCCATGCCCTTGTTAGACAGGCTGTCTGAGTGTGACGACCCCCTGCAGTACATGGAGCCTGACCTGGCTGAGACCAACCCCACTGCATTCGCCCAAAAGCTGCAG CACAGAGATGTGCTATCACCAGGGGAGAGTGCTATGGCCAAGAACTCACTGTATGCCAGGGCCACTGCCACCACCTACATCGATGGGGAGAGTCCCCACCTGCCCGGAGATCTGGACCACTCGCTAGGAATTGCACGCGAGGAG ATCGTGACAAAGGAAAAAGAAGTGCTGGAATGGCAGAGGAAGTATGAGGACAGTCGACAGGAAGTGGTGGAGATGAG GAGAATTGTTGCAGAATATGAGAAGACGATTGCACAAATGATAG GCATGCCAG aGGATGACCAGAAGGAAAAGTCTCTCTCCCATCACACCATCCAGCAGCTGATCATGGAGAAAGACCAGGCCTTGGCCGACCTCAACTCAGTGGAAAAGTCTCTGGCCGACCTCTTCCGGCGTTACGAGAAGATGAAAGATGTGCTGGAGGGCTTCCGCAAG AATGAAGAGGTTCTGAAGAAGTGTGCACAGGAGTATCTGTCCAGGGTCCGTAAGGAAGAACAGCGCTATCAAGCTCTGAAAATTCATGCAGAGGAGAAACTAGACAA aGCAAATGCAGAGATAGCTCAGGTGCGAGCTAAGGCCAAGCAGGAGCAGGCTGCTTACCAGGCCAGTCTGAGGAAGGAACAGATGAAGGTGGACTCTCTGGAGCGTACTCTAGAACAAAAG AACAAAGAAATAGAGGAGTTGACAAAGATCTGTGATGAACTTATTGCCAAGATGGGGAAGAGTTAG